Proteins found in one Lagopus muta isolate bLagMut1 chromosome 18, bLagMut1 primary, whole genome shotgun sequence genomic segment:
- the CCDC138 gene encoding coiled-coil domain-containing protein 138, with the protein MFLVLVTESGFCNLKASQVRLNWEVKALLPQPTPGEKNTGQHLQVPSASAWDTGSSAEDTQTAVKIQNMKKDSEVNKLEMTLREMTKCRDDLKEANESLRKQWKHQFIMAEMYKDTCEVAQQMTPFMQEEVRAASKGDKLLPNSEVYGLLTVLMDWILDELLSKLKKREEREDGQKPQCSGRTYIQESV; encoded by the exons gCATCACAGGTGAGACTGAATTGGGAAGTAAAAGCGCTGCTACCTCAACCAACTCCTGGGGAGAAAAATACAGGACAACATCTGCAGGTTCCTTCTGCATCTGCCTGGGacactggcagcagtgctgaagaCACTCAGACAGCAGttaaaattcaaaacatgaAA AAGGATTCAGAAGTGAATAAGCTTGAAATGACACTGAGGGAGATGACAAAATGTCGGGATGACCTCAAAGAAGCAAATGAATCCTTAAGAAAACAG TGGAAACATCAGTTTATAATGGCAGAGATGTATAAGGATACCTGTGAAGTGGCACAACAGATGACACCTTTCATGCAGGAAGAAGTGAGGGCAGCATCAAAAGGGGATAAG CTACTACCGAACTCTGAAGTTTATGGGCTCCTGACTGTCCTTATGGATTGGATCTTAGATGAGCTCCTTAGCAAACTCAAGAAACGAGAAGAAAGAGAGGACGGCCAGAAACCTCAGTGTAGCGGAAGAACCTACATCCAGGAAAGTGTTTGA